Genomic window (Haloarcula limicola):
GCGGGAACTCGAAGCCCGCGCCCGACAGCAGTGGGTCGTCTCCGAACTGAGTCGGCGCGCGCTCGAAGACACGGACCTCGACGTGCTGTTCGACGGGGCCGCTCGCCTGGTCGCCGACGTTCTCGATAACGAGTACGCGAAGGTCCTCGACCTCGATCAGTCCAACGACGAACTGCTCCTTCGGCAGGGCGTCGGCTGGGAGGATGGAACCGTCGGTACCGGGACGGTCTCGGCGTCCGAAGACGACTCGCAGGCGTCGTACACGCTCCACTCAAAGGAGCCCGTCGTCGTCGACGACCTGGCGACCGAGTCGCGCTTTTCGGGGCCCGAACTGCTTCGCGCGCACGACGTCAGTAGCGGCATCAGTACGATCATCGGCTCCTACGACGATCCGTGGGGTATCCTCGGCACGCACGACACCGAACGGAAGTCGTTCACCGACGAGGACGTCACGTTCGTCCAGAGCGTCGCGAACATCCTCGCGGAGGCCATCGAACGCCACGCCTATCAGACCGAACTGGAGGAGCTGGTCGCCGAACTCGAAGCGTCCAACGAGCGGTTAGAGAGCTTCGCGAGCATGCTCGCTCACGAACTCCGAAATCCGGTCACGATCGGCCACATCTACAGTCGACAGCTGCCCGACGAGACTGATTCCGACGCCGTCGAATACGTCACGGACGCGTTCGACCGCATCGAGACGATGATCGACGTGATGTTGGTACTGGCCCGCGGAAACGACGCCGTCGATACGACCGGGTCGGTAAATCTGGCGGAGATGGCGCGTGAAGCGTGGGACGACGTCGACACGCTGGAGGCGACGCTCGATGTCGACCTCGATATGACGGTTCAGGCCGACGAGACGTACCTCCAGCACCTGTTCGCTAACCTCTATCGGAACGCGGTCGAACACGGCGGCGAGGACGTTTCCGTCGCCGTCGGCGAACTGTCGTCGGGATTCTACGTCGAAGACGACGGGACTGGAATCCCGGAAGACGAGCGGGACTCCGTGTTCGAAGTCGGCTACACGACGGCTGCCGAAGAGGGCGGCACCGGCCTCGGATTAGCGTTCGTCAGGGAGCTAACCGATGCGTACGAGTGGGGCTGCCGTATTGCCGAGAGCGAGAGCGGCGGCGCGCGCTTCGAGTTCAAGTGTATCGGAGGGGACACGTAGGGTGCGTTCGTAGCGCTACGCTGTCGGCTCTTTGCCACCATCTGCGTAACCATCCATATGTCTCCGCCTATGCGACATCTATGAACAGATATCGGAGAAATATGCACGAAAGACGGTTATGCGGATACCGACTCGGATACGATATCAGAGACGGCCTGCGAGTCAGCCTCTCAGCTACCACCCTTCGACTTCGTGGAAGTACTGCTCCGCGCCGTCGTGGACGACCGCGACGACCCGCGCGTCGTCGTTCTCCTGCGTGATCGTCTGGGCGACTTCCATCGCCGCGCCGGAACTCAGTCCCATCAGAAGGCCGTTGTCGGCGCTCTCGTGCTTCGAGCGGGAGATCGCCGTCGAGTCGGGCACGGTTCGAACGTCGTCGAGAGCAGCGAGGTTGCCCACGTCGGTCACGCGCCACTGCCCCAGTCCCTCGATATCGACGTCGTACCGGCCGAGTTCGTTGTCGTGAAACGTGCGGTGAACGTTCGACTCCTCGCCGTCGACGCCCACCATCCGAATCGCCGGCTCCGTCTCCTTCAGGTACTCGGCCACGCCGGTCATGAATCCGCACGTGCTGACGGCCCCGACGACGTGCGTGACCCCCTCTCCCTCTATCTGGTCGTACAGCTCCGGTCCGGTCCACTCGTAGTGGACGTGGCGGTTGAGCGGCCGTTCGTACTGGTTGAGGTAGACGGCGTCGTGCTCGTCGGCGTAGCGGCGTGCGACCTTCTGGTAATAGAAGTGCTCCTCGTGGCCCACGTCCGGAGCGGTGACGACTTCGGCTCCGAGCGATTTGACGAAGCCCTGTTTGACGGGGCTGGTCGTCTCGCGCATGACGATCGTACAGGGGTGTCCGAGGCGATTGGCGGCGAGCGCCACGCCCCCGGCCGTGTTGCCGGAACTGGCTTCGACGACGCGCTGGCCCTCGCTAAGTTTCCCCATCTGTCGGAGCCCGAGTATCATCCCCGCACCGAGGCGGTCCTTGTGACTCAGCGTCGGGTTCTCGCGCTCCATCTTGCAGACGATCTGCTCGTTCTCGGGGTGGGGGACCAGCGGCGTGTTTCCGATCTCGCGGAGCACCGGGTCGCGAGCGATGCGGGGAAAGGGCACGTCGTCCTCCGCTTCCACGTCGAGAAAAGTTACGTCGAGATCGTCCTCGGGGTCTACGTCGGCGTCGGAGCGACCGCGAGCCTCCGATGCATGTCCCATCGTTTCAGCGGAGCCGCTACCGTTCAGTACGTCGTCGTACGAAGACTCCTCGCCCATTGTCGATATACTACCCCGGTCTCGGGATAAATTCTTGGGCCAAGTGACGATATAAAGTGTCCGGCGAATAGTACGTCTGAGAGACACATCTGCGGGTAGTCATCCCCCGTTTGCCTCGTCCGCGGAAACGGCGACGATCCATATCTATCACTATCTTGACCCAGATGCGGAAATAAGAAAGATAAGATAGTAAAATATAGATATATTCGGAAATTATGAAGATGTATCACAGAATACAATTCTAGATGTGGTGAAAAACACATAGACTTGGTATAAAATGTCTATATATGGAAATCAATCGATGGAAATAGGGACGACCCGTTACCACCCCTCGCTCGGACTACCGAAAACGATAACTGTCTGTTTCCTCATATCGAACTATGCGAACGTGCGTTCTCTCTGACGTCGGTGAGCTAAGCGTAATCGAACGAGACCGACCGGATCCCGGCCCGGGCGAAGTGCTCGT
Coding sequences:
- a CDS encoding PLP-dependent cysteine synthase family protein, encoding MGEESSYDDVLNGSGSAETMGHASEARGRSDADVDPEDDLDVTFLDVEAEDDVPFPRIARDPVLREIGNTPLVPHPENEQIVCKMERENPTLSHKDRLGAGMILGLRQMGKLSEGQRVVEASSGNTAGGVALAANRLGHPCTIVMRETTSPVKQGFVKSLGAEVVTAPDVGHEEHFYYQKVARRYADEHDAVYLNQYERPLNRHVHYEWTGPELYDQIEGEGVTHVVGAVSTCGFMTGVAEYLKETEPAIRMVGVDGEESNVHRTFHDNELGRYDVDIEGLGQWRVTDVGNLAALDDVRTVPDSTAISRSKHESADNGLLMGLSSGAAMEVAQTITQENDDARVVAVVHDGAEQYFHEVEGW